One window of Candidatus Oleimmundimicrobium sp. genomic DNA carries:
- a CDS encoding M48 family metallopeptidase, protein MMKSITVEIDGVGPVFFKRSRRAKHLNISIRPFKGVRVAVPYNLSFKRAEKIVCSKVPWMQKHLKKMERVEQEHISFLNSSVNIDRVEAKKVLIKRLNELTKKHGFTYNKVFIRNQRTRLGSCSFKNNINLNMKLILLPDELIDYVILHELVHLKIKNHSKDFWKELDKFVGDAKALRSKVKEYQLGLI, encoded by the coding sequence ATGATGAAATCAATAACTGTTGAGATTGATGGCGTAGGGCCTGTGTTTTTTAAGCGTAGCAGACGGGCTAAACATTTAAATATTTCTATAAGGCCGTTTAAGGGTGTTCGGGTAGCTGTTCCTTATAATTTATCCTTTAAAAGAGCTGAGAAGATTGTTTGCTCAAAAGTTCCTTGGATGCAGAAACACCTGAAGAAGATGGAACGGGTGGAGCAGGAGCACATCTCTTTTCTAAATAGCTCTGTCAATATCGATAGAGTCGAAGCAAAAAAAGTGCTTATCAAGAGGTTAAATGAATTAACAAAGAAGCACGGTTTTACCTATAACAAAGTGTTTATTCGGAATCAGAGAACTCGATTGGGCAGTTGTTCTTTTAAAAATAACATTAATCTAAATATGAAGCTGATACTGTTACCGGATGAACTAATTGATTACGTAATTTTGCATGAGCTTGTTCATCTAAAAATAAAGAATCACAGTAAAGATTTTTGGAAAGAGCTGGATAAGTTTGTTGGGGACGCGAAAGCCCTTAGGTCAAAAGTGAAAGAATATCAATTAGGATTAATTTAG
- a CDS encoding response regulator, whose product MEKEKILVVDDEVDIVKLITLKLANKGFKVIGAGDGEEALKKVAEEKPDLIILDISMPKMDGWEVCQKLKANPESKDIPIIMLTALGYIAEEFKGLQLGAVKYLKKPFDADTLIKAVYQVLEESKH is encoded by the coding sequence ATGGAAAAAGAAAAGATTCTTGTTGTGGACGATGAGGTAGATATAGTTAAATTGATTACGCTAAAACTTGCGAACAAGGGTTTTAAGGTTATTGGAGCCGGGGATGGAGAAGAGGCTCTTAAAAAAGTTGCTGAGGAAAAACCCGATTTAATAATTTTAGATATAAGCATGCCGAAGATGGATGGTTGGGAGGTATGCCAAAAGTTAAAAGCAAACCCCGAAAGTAAGGATATCCCGATAATAATGTTAACTGCTTTAGGTTATATAGCTGAAGAATTCAAAGGCCTTCAGCTGGGTGCGGTAAAATATCTTAAGAAACCTTTCGATGCTGATACTTTGATTAAGGCCGTATACCAGGTGTTGGAAGAAAGCAAACATTAA
- a CDS encoding OFA family MFS transporter codes for MNNSSNKQGWIVVLAGTGINLALGVLYSWSVIAKKMTTSWGWSATSASMPYAVACGVFAIMMVFAGRAQDKLGPRLVASVGGALTGLGLILASFASKGNIALMILGFGILAGTGIGLGYASATPAAVKWFPPAKKGLITGIVVSGFGLASVYIAPVTNTLLKNFGINQTFLILGIAFFVATVGLSQFLNNPPAGYAPAGMLISSASTAANSKKHEYDWHEMLKTPQFYLLWSMYAFAAFAGLMIIGHLAKISAAQLPDVNLGFLLVAILAVGNASGRIIAGGVSDKLGRTHTMLLVFLFQALMMGVLAISTTSILLIVSATLIGFNYGANLALFPAVTADYFGTKNLGVNYGLVFTAWGVGGVFGSMVAGKIVDATGSYSMAYLIAAVLCIIASGITFIIKAPNEVDIEVQAVETAN; via the coding sequence ATGAATAATAGTTCTAATAAGCAAGGATGGATTGTTGTTTTAGCCGGTACCGGAATTAACTTAGCCCTTGGTGTTTTATATTCTTGGAGTGTTATCGCCAAAAAAATGACGACCAGCTGGGGTTGGTCTGCTACCAGCGCTTCTATGCCATATGCGGTTGCGTGCGGTGTTTTTGCCATTATGATGGTTTTTGCCGGCCGCGCTCAGGATAAATTGGGCCCGCGCCTCGTCGCCTCCGTCGGTGGCGCCCTAACGGGCCTTGGCTTAATTCTTGCCAGTTTTGCCTCAAAGGGAAATATAGCATTAATGATTTTAGGTTTCGGAATTTTAGCAGGAACAGGTATTGGCCTTGGATATGCCTCCGCTACACCGGCGGCGGTCAAATGGTTTCCACCAGCCAAAAAGGGTCTCATCACGGGAATAGTGGTTAGTGGGTTTGGTCTTGCTTCTGTATATATTGCTCCTGTCACCAATACTTTGTTAAAAAATTTTGGCATCAATCAAACTTTTTTGATTCTCGGTATTGCTTTCTTTGTAGCGACAGTTGGACTATCTCAATTTTTAAATAATCCCCCGGCTGGATATGCCCCCGCCGGTATGCTTATATCTTCAGCTTCAACTGCAGCCAACTCTAAAAAACACGAATATGACTGGCACGAAATGCTCAAAACCCCTCAATTTTATTTACTGTGGTCAATGTACGCCTTTGCTGCATTTGCCGGCCTTATGATTATTGGCCACTTGGCAAAAATCTCCGCTGCTCAGCTCCCCGATGTTAATTTAGGCTTCCTCTTGGTTGCCATCTTGGCCGTTGGTAACGCTTCTGGCCGAATCATCGCCGGCGGTGTTTCCGACAAACTCGGCCGTACCCACACAATGCTTCTGGTTTTTTTATTTCAAGCGCTGATGATGGGAGTCTTGGCCATATCAACCACATCAATCCTTTTAATCGTATCCGCTACTTTAATTGGCTTTAACTACGGCGCTAATTTGGCTCTATTCCCTGCCGTTACCGCGGACTACTTCGGCACCAAAAACCTTGGTGTTAACTACGGCTTAGTCTTTACGGCCTGGGGAGTTGGAGGCGTATTTGGCTCAATGGTTGCGGGAAAAATTGTTGATGCCACCGGTTCTTATTCAATGGCTTATCTGATTGCAGCCGTTCTTTGCATTATTGCTTCTGGAATAACCTTCATTATTAAAGCACCAAATGAAGTTGACATCGAGGTACAAGCAGTAGAAACCGCAAACTAA
- the gltX gene encoding glutamate--tRNA ligase → MFKEIRVRFAPSPTGVLHIGGARTALYNWLFARHHGGKFILRMEDTDRNRSTEEAIGAIVSSLKWLGLDWDEGPEVGGAYGPYRQTERLSFYKEALKKLLEAKMAYRCYCSPEELEERRKAALRDGRSPGYDGRCKKFTEKEQKDYEKEGRKYAIRFACPKEGETVVSDIIRGDVVFQNSVLEDFILTRANGLPTYNFAAVVDDATMKITHIIRGIDHLSNTPKQILLYEALSLPLPVFAHLPMILGSDGKPLSKRHGATSVEEYKKNGYLSEAILNYLALLGWSYDEKTTMFSIEDLIEKFSLEKVSKNSAIFDNAKLQWMNGCYIRKLSVDKLTDLLIPIWVDAGFFAKSSDFGIERLKMIATLVQERIKCLTEVLELTDFFFKEEIEVAPKAADKVLKNPEALKVLEIAYEKLKTLGKFDVESVEAALRSIPAGLDIKPKFVFQPIRVAVTGKTVSPPLFETIEVLGKERTLTRLTAAIGIVK, encoded by the coding sequence TTGTTTAAAGAAATACGAGTTCGTTTTGCTCCGAGCCCCACCGGAGTATTGCATATCGGAGGGGCAAGAACTGCCTTATATAATTGGCTTTTTGCCAGGCATCACGGCGGTAAGTTTATTTTGAGGATGGAAGATACTGATAGAAATCGTTCTACGGAAGAGGCCATCGGTGCAATCGTTTCTTCACTTAAGTGGCTGGGGCTTGATTGGGACGAAGGTCCTGAAGTTGGGGGGGCATACGGGCCTTATCGACAAACAGAGCGTCTATCTTTTTACAAGGAAGCCCTTAAAAAATTGCTTGAGGCAAAGATGGCTTATAGATGTTATTGTAGCCCGGAAGAATTAGAAGAGCGAAGAAAGGCAGCATTAAGGGACGGTAGATCTCCCGGTTATGATGGTCGATGCAAAAAGTTTACTGAAAAAGAGCAAAAAGATTATGAAAAGGAAGGGCGAAAATATGCCATCCGCTTTGCTTGTCCCAAAGAGGGAGAGACGGTCGTTTCTGATATCATAAGAGGAGATGTTGTTTTTCAGAACAGTGTTTTAGAAGATTTTATTCTGACCAGAGCGAATGGTCTGCCAACATATAACTTTGCGGCCGTTGTAGATGACGCAACCATGAAGATAACACATATAATTCGGGGGATTGATCATCTATCAAACACACCAAAACAAATCCTTTTGTATGAAGCTCTTAGTTTACCGCTTCCCGTTTTTGCTCATCTGCCTATGATTTTAGGTTCCGATGGAAAACCTTTAAGTAAACGTCACGGGGCTACATCGGTGGAGGAATATAAGAAAAATGGTTATTTGTCGGAAGCAATACTAAATTACCTTGCTCTTTTAGGTTGGTCTTATGATGAGAAGACGACCATGTTTTCTATTGAAGATTTAATTGAAAAATTTTCCCTTGAGAAGGTTTCCAAAAATTCTGCTATTTTTGATAATGCCAAGCTTCAATGGATGAACGGATGTTATATTCGTAAATTATCGGTTGATAAGCTAACGGATTTACTCATTCCAATCTGGGTTGATGCCGGCTTTTTTGCGAAATCCTCTGATTTTGGGATAGAGAGACTTAAAATGATAGCTACTTTGGTGCAAGAGCGAATAAAATGTTTAACCGAGGTTTTGGAGCTTACGGATTTCTTCTTTAAAGAGGAGATTGAAGTTGCTCCCAAAGCTGCAGACAAGGTGTTAAAGAACCCGGAGGCCTTAAAAGTTTTAGAAATTGCGTATGAGAAATTAAAAACACTTGGAAAATTTGATGTTGAAAGCGTGGAAGCTGCTTTGCGTTCCATCCCCGCGGGACTCGATATTAAACCGAAGTTTGTTTTTCAACCCATACGGGTTGCCGTAACCGGAAAAACGGTAAGCCCGCCGCTTTTTGAGACAATTGAAGTGCTTGGGAAGGAAAGGACATTAACCAGGCTCACGGCAGCAATTGGAATTGTGAAGTAA
- a CDS encoding proton-conducting transporter membrane subunit — MNYLEVVMPLTSAVSGVAVLPFLACLTPIIGALVTGLVGKSEKLRNAAAVVTTFVTFVLVLAMYGPVVNGVHIGEHFYKGIEFSIKGILGASFKVDPVSLIVALVTSFLWFLCSIYAISYMSHEHARTRFAIFSLLTLGVDLGVLLTKDFFSLFVFFELLGFFSTMLVIHEEDKKALDAGKLYLWFCVIFGLVLLTGIVLLFAYTGTVDIKPMAELLEKTVPAYMRYLITTLMIMGFGAKAGVFFLHVWLPEAHPVAPTPASALLSGVMIKAGAYGILRSVNTLYAPMATKVSNATVIHTAAQWTTKTGLGYALIWLGVITMFFGVVNALLSHNCKRMLAYHSVSQMGYIIFGLGCAAYLGAEGAMGMAGGLYHIVNHALFKASLFLCVGAVYFRTRELDMYKLGGLWRNMPFVAVACLIAVFGISGIPGFNGFASKTLLHHSIFEAWEYSAVFSPIHQRDSFLLIAEGFFMLTAFGTFCSNFKMWLFVFIWKQPERFKEVKPEPISMRIVLVILSAVIIFIGLRPNWMLEKFIGPALAYFGYDAGSHAYHLLYNVHITEGIRSTIPLLYDPGTFSIFSNPEVLHNLLGGGMAVLGGGIYFVLGYRLGWFHVEVPEWTSVKYWYLKLATGFLVLPKKLGILKGQFRRRVATYLLTGEEERRREVVSNLENVLNEQKDRLEKLKAIKGAMSKLDRGATRLDRAELYRLRKVFRMIEEPLIRSGNLNKLDLDLLRSAVGIMEANPKQLSKEDIYWLRKLLLLSERTLIKEHKLGEEKLMRLQKTILKFQAVNRRVIQEELEKLHQKTASKSISLEELLSEEEKLRKAGLSSLNRLKGMAPKVEEISGSKIFPFEELQKGEERFHDISMLGMSKLSKLSSKAENIISEERMEPILQKALLEYKKAQLSYKIMTGSIFKEISNWIRRMILAMMVVLSEERFGGIEQAIYTSMDIEDTRNAIRSYTRDIGFNVLVLVGMLTLLSIMLLWGNI; from the coding sequence ATGAATTACTTGGAAGTAGTAATGCCCTTGACAAGCGCGGTGAGTGGTGTTGCTGTTCTTCCATTTTTGGCGTGCCTAACGCCTATAATCGGGGCGCTGGTTACCGGCCTTGTTGGCAAAAGCGAGAAGTTGCGCAACGCCGCTGCGGTGGTAACGACATTTGTTACTTTTGTGTTGGTTCTTGCCATGTATGGTCCGGTTGTGAACGGTGTTCACATTGGAGAGCATTTTTATAAGGGCATAGAATTCAGCATCAAGGGGATTCTGGGAGCAAGTTTTAAGGTTGACCCGGTGAGTTTAATAGTGGCGCTTGTCACCTCCTTTCTTTGGTTTCTTTGTTCCATTTACGCGATAAGTTATATGTCTCACGAGCATGCCAGGACAAGATTTGCAATTTTTTCTCTGTTAACTTTGGGTGTTGATTTGGGAGTTTTGCTTACCAAAGACTTTTTCTCCCTCTTTGTTTTTTTCGAGCTATTAGGGTTCTTCTCCACCATGCTTGTAATTCATGAAGAAGATAAAAAGGCTCTGGATGCCGGTAAACTTTACCTGTGGTTCTGTGTTATCTTTGGCCTCGTTCTGTTAACTGGAATTGTTCTTTTATTTGCCTATACCGGGACCGTGGATATTAAGCCTATGGCAGAACTCCTGGAAAAGACCGTACCCGCTTATATGCGTTATCTCATAACTACACTTATGATTATGGGCTTTGGCGCAAAGGCGGGAGTATTTTTCCTTCACGTTTGGCTTCCCGAGGCTCATCCCGTTGCACCGACTCCGGCCAGCGCCTTGCTTTCCGGAGTTATGATAAAAGCCGGTGCTTATGGAATTTTAAGATCGGTAAATACTCTTTATGCTCCGATGGCAACCAAAGTTTCCAATGCTACTGTTATTCATACAGCGGCCCAGTGGACAACAAAAACGGGTTTGGGTTATGCGCTCATTTGGCTCGGCGTTATAACTATGTTTTTTGGTGTGGTCAATGCTTTACTCTCGCACAACTGCAAAAGGATGCTCGCCTATCATAGCGTTTCTCAGATGGGATATATTATCTTTGGCCTTGGTTGTGCCGCCTACTTGGGAGCGGAAGGGGCGATGGGTATGGCGGGCGGTCTTTACCATATCGTAAATCACGCTCTTTTTAAGGCATCGCTATTTTTGTGTGTGGGTGCTGTCTATTTTAGGACACGTGAGCTTGACATGTATAAACTGGGTGGTCTGTGGCGAAATATGCCCTTTGTAGCAGTAGCTTGTCTAATTGCAGTTTTTGGAATTTCGGGTATACCTGGATTTAACGGGTTTGCTAGTAAAACCCTTCTTCATCATTCTATCTTTGAGGCATGGGAATACTCTGCTGTCTTTTCTCCAATTCATCAACGTGATTCATTCCTTCTTATCGCTGAGGGTTTCTTCATGCTCACGGCATTTGGCACCTTTTGTTCTAACTTTAAGATGTGGTTGTTTGTTTTTATATGGAAGCAACCTGAACGTTTTAAGGAAGTAAAGCCAGAACCCATTTCGATGAGAATTGTATTAGTTATTCTTTCTGCTGTGATTATATTCATTGGTCTAAGGCCCAATTGGATGTTGGAAAAGTTTATAGGACCAGCTCTTGCTTATTTTGGTTATGATGCTGGCTCTCATGCTTACCATCTTCTCTATAACGTTCATATTACCGAAGGGATTCGCTCGACAATCCCTCTCTTGTATGATCCCGGAACTTTCTCAATTTTTAGTAACCCGGAGGTGTTACACAACCTTTTGGGCGGCGGAATGGCTGTTTTGGGCGGCGGAATATACTTCGTTTTAGGCTACAGATTGGGCTGGTTTCACGTTGAGGTTCCCGAGTGGACTTCGGTTAAGTATTGGTATTTGAAGCTGGCAACTGGATTTCTTGTTCTTCCAAAAAAATTAGGTATTTTAAAAGGCCAATTTCGTCGCAGGGTTGCAACATATCTTTTAACAGGCGAAGAGGAGAGACGAAGAGAAGTGGTCTCAAATCTGGAAAATGTTTTGAATGAACAAAAAGATAGATTGGAGAAGTTAAAAGCTATTAAAGGTGCCATGTCAAAATTAGACCGTGGAGCAACGAGACTAGATAGGGCCGAACTTTATCGCTTGAGAAAAGTTTTTAGAATGATTGAGGAGCCCTTAATTAGAAGCGGGAATTTAAATAAGTTAGATTTGGATCTTTTAAGAAGTGCGGTTGGAATAATGGAAGCTAATCCTAAACAGCTTAGCAAAGAAGATATTTACTGGTTGCGCAAGCTGCTCTTGCTTTCTGAGCGAACCTTAATTAAAGAACACAAATTAGGCGAAGAGAAATTGATGAGGTTGCAGAAGACCATCCTTAAGTTTCAAGCAGTAAACAGAAGGGTTATTCAGGAAGAACTAGAAAAACTGCATCAAAAAACTGCTTCAAAGTCCATTTCATTAGAAGAGTTGCTATCAGAAGAGGAGAAACTTCGTAAAGCAGGTTTATCTTCCTTGAATAGATTAAAAGGGATGGCCCCCAAAGTGGAAGAAATATCTGGCTCTAAAATTTTTCCATTTGAAGAATTGCAAAAAGGGGAAGAACGATTCCATGATATAAGCATGCTTGGTATGAGCAAACTATCCAAATTAAGCAGCAAGGCAGAAAATATTATTAGTGAGGAAAGAATGGAGCCAATACTTCAAAAGGCTCTTCTTGAATATAAAAAAGCTCAACTTAGTTATAAGATTATGACCGGTAGTATCTTTAAAGAGATATCAAACTGGATACGTCGAATGATTTTAGCGATGATGGTTGTGCTTTCTGAAGAAAGGTTTGGCGGTATTGAGCAGGCTATTTATACATCAATGGATATTGAGGATACGAGGAATGCCATCCGTTCCTATACTAGGGATATTGGTTTTAATGTGTTAGTTTTAGTTGGGATGTTGACATTGCTTTCCATTATGTTGTTGTGGGGGAATATCTAG
- a CDS encoding SAM-dependent chlorinase/fluorinase: protein MKVFITMTSDFGFEDGWVGVCKGVILNIAPNVQIIDISHNIPSFSIKKASFILSSSLSFMPLGIHLAIVDPGVGTLRRPIVLQVERGDYLVGPDNGLLIPVAEKLGGITKAIEIKNDGHMSKFICSTFQARDIFAPVAGYLANDVKLDDIGVEIPKDSLVSALWKEAAVSKKGKIECEVIDIDKFGTVHLNLSGDKLSKMNIPYGKDAEVSWERGSVKLPFCHTFGDVVVGDPLALVDSTNYLSIAVNQGNAARFFNLKDGDKVAIKIF, encoded by the coding sequence ATGAAGGTATTTATCACTATGACCTCGGATTTTGGTTTTGAAGATGGATGGGTCGGCGTTTGCAAGGGTGTCATCTTAAATATAGCGCCGAATGTTCAAATAATTGATATAAGTCATAATATTCCAAGTTTTAGCATCAAAAAAGCTTCTTTTATTTTGTCTTCCAGTCTTTCCTTTATGCCGTTGGGCATTCATTTGGCAATTGTAGACCCGGGGGTTGGGACTTTAAGACGACCCATTGTTTTGCAAGTTGAACGAGGTGACTATCTGGTTGGGCCCGATAACGGACTTTTAATTCCCGTCGCGGAAAAATTGGGAGGAATAACTAAGGCAATTGAAATTAAGAACGATGGACACATGAGTAAGTTTATCTGTTCTACTTTTCAGGCCAGAGATATATTTGCTCCGGTTGCTGGTTATTTAGCTAATGATGTAAAATTAGATGATATTGGGGTTGAAATACCAAAAGATAGTTTGGTTTCGGCCCTTTGGAAAGAGGCGGCTGTTTCAAAGAAAGGTAAAATTGAGTGTGAGGTTATAGATATAGATAAATTTGGAACGGTTCATTTAAATCTTTCCGGAGACAAGTTATCTAAAATGAATATACCTTACGGGAAGGATGCTGAGGTTTCATGGGAAAGGGGAAGTGTTAAATTGCCTTTTTGCCACACTTTTGGTGATGTTGTGGTTGGGGACCCCTTGGCACTTGTTGACTCAACTAACTACCTAAGCATAGCGGTTAATCAAGGAAATGCTGCCCGTTTTTTTAACTTAAAAGACGGAGATAAGGTAGCCATTAAAATTTTTTAA
- a CDS encoding GNAT family N-acetyltransferase gives MKIDVITTKKEFEAIKEKWDALLANSSGSIFQTWEWQWVWWKHYAKDKKLFILVATEKDLIGIAPFYLSRSYYGLPIKVLSFLGTGPSDYGDFIVLPGKEEKFIKGLFKYLSTTNVDWDIVDLQQLLEDSPCINPLRASIKEGGLNGLELFQESSFALLLPSSRDELMGTLSKKFRYNLNYYPRRLFKQYKVDSYNLNDRADDITFGMNLFFDLHQKRWQKKKLPGLFWNKRYRDFHSDIAALFHKKGWLALYFLKLDDEMAASLYGFKYNNCFYYYLSGFDPRWERFSVGTFIVSEAIRDSITKKLSCFDFLRGTEEYKLKWGAASHSNMRFLLCKKDGYLKGAPLLSRPIMQFLSYETKFARKAKERLRRL, from the coding sequence ATGAAAATAGATGTTATTACCACTAAAAAAGAGTTTGAGGCCATCAAAGAAAAGTGGGATGCTTTGCTTGCTAATAGCAGCGGTAGCATATTTCAAACCTGGGAGTGGCAATGGGTGTGGTGGAAACATTACGCTAAAGATAAAAAGTTATTTATATTAGTTGCTACGGAGAAGGATCTAATTGGCATAGCCCCTTTTTATTTAAGTAGGTCATATTATGGATTACCAATTAAGGTGCTTTCTTTCTTGGGAACCGGCCCTTCTGATTATGGGGACTTTATCGTTTTGCCCGGTAAAGAAGAGAAGTTTATTAAAGGGTTATTTAAATATCTTTCCACCACAAACGTGGATTGGGATATTGTAGATTTACAACAATTATTGGAAGATTCCCCTTGCATTAATCCTCTTCGAGCATCAATTAAGGAAGGTGGTCTTAATGGTTTAGAGCTTTTTCAGGAGAGCTCCTTTGCTCTTTTGTTGCCCTCCAGCCGGGATGAGCTCATGGGCACTCTGAGTAAAAAGTTTCGATATAACTTAAATTATTATCCCAGACGTCTTTTTAAACAATACAAAGTTGATAGCTACAATTTAAATGATAGGGCTGATGATATTACTTTTGGAATGAATCTTTTTTTTGATCTTCACCAGAAGAGGTGGCAGAAAAAGAAATTGCCAGGACTCTTTTGGAATAAACGGTATCGGGATTTTCATTCCGACATAGCGGCTCTTTTTCACAAAAAAGGATGGTTGGCTTTATATTTTTTAAAACTTGATGATGAAATGGCGGCTTCATTATATGGCTTTAAATACAATAATTGCTTTTACTATTATCTTAGTGGGTTCGACCCACGTTGGGAACGCTTCAGCGTGGGGACGTTTATTGTAAGTGAGGCAATTCGTGATTCAATAACAAAAAAGCTTTCCTGCTTCGACTTTTTAAGAGGTACAGAGGAATATAAGTTAAAATGGGGGGCAGCCTCTCATAGTAATATGCGGTTTTTGCTCTGCAAAAAAGATGGTTACTTAAAAGGTGCTCCTTTATTATCGCGTCCTATTATGCAATTTTTAAGTTATGAAACTAAGTTTGCGAGAAAAGCTAAAGAAAGACTAAGAAGATTATAA
- a CDS encoding FliA/WhiG family RNA polymerase sigma factor, which produces MEKFKPQSEWEQYKIHGDTKARERLIVQYLPLVKYVVERMGKTLPSDIETDDLISYGIIGLIDAIEKFDYHRGIKFGTYAVPRIKGAIIDELRISDHAPRSFRQKAKKLMEAYTKVEKRLGHAPKNDEVAEELNMDIKYFNNLLCEVSKISLLSLESFVTKNEDSKITIGDKLNNNEMDGPSDFIELKDIKDILAKSIENLTEQEQIVIALYYYDGFTLKKASKVLNLSESRVSQIRTKAVLRLREQLSHLRKEDAL; this is translated from the coding sequence GTGGAAAAATTTAAACCGCAAAGCGAATGGGAGCAATATAAAATACATGGGGACACGAAGGCCCGCGAAAGATTAATTGTTCAATACTTGCCATTAGTCAAATATGTAGTCGAGCGAATGGGAAAAACTTTGCCTTCTGATATTGAAACAGATGATCTCATAAGTTATGGGATCATTGGCTTAATAGATGCCATAGAAAAATTTGATTACCACAGAGGAATTAAATTTGGAACATATGCTGTACCCCGCATAAAAGGGGCCATAATAGATGAATTAAGAATAAGCGACCATGCCCCTCGCTCTTTCCGACAAAAAGCAAAGAAATTAATGGAAGCATATACAAAAGTAGAAAAACGCTTGGGACACGCCCCAAAAAATGATGAGGTAGCCGAAGAACTCAATATGGATATAAAGTATTTTAATAATTTACTTTGTGAGGTAAGTAAAATATCTTTGCTCTCACTGGAGAGTTTTGTAACTAAAAATGAGGATTCTAAAATCACTATCGGAGACAAGTTAAATAACAATGAGATGGATGGTCCATCTGACTTTATTGAGCTAAAAGACATCAAAGATATTCTCGCAAAAAGTATTGAAAATCTCACCGAGCAAGAACAAATTGTTATAGCGCTTTACTATTATGACGGATTTACGTTAAAAAAAGCGAGTAAGGTTTTAAATCTCTCTGAATCAAGAGTGTCTCAAATTCGCACCAAAGCTGTTTTGAGATTACGAGAACAGTTAAGCCATTTACGTAAAGAGGACGCGCTTTAA
- a CDS encoding glycosyltransferase, giving the protein MKPDILHEEIGLKVKEIDRADIIVGIPSYNNEKTIENVVRTVGKGLSTYYPNLKAVIVDSDGGSKDKTCEIFLKTPVPDGIEKIVTQYKGVPGKGSAFRTIFEIGERLGIKMCLVLDADSRSITPEWIKALANPIYLHNYGVVTPYYLRDKHDATITNSLVYPLTQALYGLRIRQPIGGDFGLTGGLITVLNHQRLWEYDTDVARFGIDIWLTTTAITEGFRVCQASLGAKVHDAKDPGSDLSPMFKQVVGTLFSLMKKYKVRWKLVKASKEVRIMGKFHFVELEEVKVALPELIAKFKQGKTQYRKVWKNILSNKNYRDVIKLAYLGVEDFNFPADLWAKIVYDYAVGYCFDGDKDEILMSLIPLYYGRTAAFVIESRAVSEELADAVVEGVAGIFERMKPYLLRKWSKAERQADKERLG; this is encoded by the coding sequence ATGAAGCCAGATATTCTTCATGAAGAAATTGGTCTTAAAGTTAAAGAAATAGACCGAGCCGATATCATTGTTGGTATTCCGAGTTACAACAACGAAAAAACAATTGAGAATGTCGTAAGAACTGTAGGTAAAGGTCTTTCAACTTATTATCCAAACCTTAAAGCGGTTATTGTTGATTCTGACGGTGGCTCTAAAGATAAGACATGTGAAATATTTTTAAAGACTCCGGTTCCGGATGGCATCGAGAAGATAGTTACTCAATACAAGGGGGTACCGGGGAAAGGAAGCGCTTTTAGAACCATTTTTGAAATAGGTGAAAGATTAGGGATAAAGATGTGCCTTGTATTGGATGCTGATTCGCGAAGCATTACTCCTGAGTGGATAAAAGCTTTAGCTAATCCTATTTACTTGCATAATTATGGTGTTGTAACCCCTTACTATTTAAGGGATAAACACGACGCTACTATAACCAATTCGCTTGTTTATCCGCTCACTCAAGCGCTTTACGGCTTAAGAATAAGACAACCAATTGGTGGTGATTTTGGGCTTACCGGTGGGTTGATTACTGTTCTTAATCACCAAAGGTTATGGGAATACGACACTGATGTTGCCAGGTTTGGAATAGATATCTGGTTAACTACGACAGCTATTACTGAGGGGTTTAGGGTTTGTCAAGCATCTCTTGGAGCTAAGGTTCACGATGCCAAAGATCCGGGCAGCGATCTCAGTCCAATGTTTAAACAAGTTGTTGGAACCCTTTTTAGTTTAATGAAGAAGTATAAAGTGAGGTGGAAGTTAGTAAAGGCAAGCAAAGAAGTTAGGATTATGGGGAAGTTTCACTTTGTTGAGCTTGAGGAAGTAAAAGTGGCTTTGCCGGAATTAATTGCGAAATTTAAACAAGGGAAAACTCAATACAGAAAAGTATGGAAAAATATACTTTCTAATAAGAACTACCGTGATGTAATTAAACTCGCCTACCTTGGTGTTGAAGATTTTAATTTTCCCGCTGATTTGTGGGCAAAGATAGTTTATGATTACGCTGTTGGATATTGTTTTGATGGAGACAAAGACGAGATATTGATGAGTTTAATTCCTCTCTACTATGGAAGGACGGCAGCCTTTGTTATTGAATCAAGAGCCGTTTCCGAAGAACTTGCGGATGCTGTTGTGGAAGGGGTAGCGGGTATTTTTGAGAGAATGAAACCGTATCTTTTAAGAAAATGGTCAAAAGCTGAAAGACAAGCTGACAAAGAGAGGCTTGGATGA